A window from Lates calcarifer isolate ASB-BC8 unplaced genomic scaffold, TLL_Latcal_v3 _unitig_2038_quiver_1662, whole genome shotgun sequence encodes these proteins:
- the LOC108891826 gene encoding uncharacterized protein LOC108891826, with the protein MMNQRRLPPLFLTVILCLSPWPTSGDTCTDDCPLKHYTSDHDEQCYDGCEERGYDYHWCHSTKGWGYCSPRKDVDDKGNACDEDYPCDKYGGDYYSCRLEKGGWGRCGRVESKTMIHQTIKLKDCTDDCQYHESGKYFWCHTEDGWDYCSSNPDHTYKDVTCRPNHKCGAYGQTYSWCYTTDNNDWDYCGLISTRECKCSPQHRTKRAPPDEQMIESREDKYGRQITFYDDSDKGIGNSNKDLREEARDLINEWTDDKVALLGDKAGTVIKSKNLRIDNQGKINRDEKEYHNLQIQINKPRKPGESTTIAQITAPFGTLAEDMRWAFDYSLTHGGGR; encoded by the coding sequence atgatgaacCAAAGGAGACTCCCCCCTCTGTTCCTCACTGTCATCCTCTGCCTCTCACCATGGCCCACCTCTGGAGACACGTGCACCGACGACTGTCCATTAAAACATTACACCTCCGATCATGATGAGCAGTGTTATGACGGCTGTGAAGAGCGAGGGTACGACTACCACTGGTGCCACTCCACAAAGGGCTGGGGTTACTGCTCCCCAAGAAAAGATGTTGATGACAAAGGCAACGCCTGTGATGAAGACTATCCCTGTGACAAATATGGAGGAGATTATTACTCGTGTCGCCTGGAGAAAGGAGGCTGGGGCAGATGTGGCCGAGTGGAGTCAAAGACAATGATTCATCAAACCATAAAGCTGAAGGACTGCACTGATGACTGTCAGTATCATGAGTCTGGGAAGTACTTCTGGTGCCACACTGAAGATGGCTGGGACTACTGCTCTTCTAATCCAGACCACACCTACAAAGACGTGACCTGTCGCCCAAATCACAAGTGTGGAGCCTATGGCCAAACTTACAGCTGGTGCTACACAACAGACAACAATGACTGGGATTACTGTGGACTCATCAGTACCAGAGAGTGCAAATGTTCCCCACAACACCGCACCAAACGGGCACCTCCTGACGAACAGATGATCGAGTCTAGGGAGGACAAGTATGGGAGACAGATCACTTTCTATGATGACAGTGATAAAGGTATAGGAAATTCCAACAAAGACTTACGCGAGGAAGCTCGTGATTTGATTAATGAGTGGACAGATGATAAGGTTGCTCTATTGGGTGACAAAGCTGGGACAGTGATTAAGTCAAAAAATCTTCGTATTGACAACCAGGGAAAGATAAATAGAGATGAAAAAGAATATCATAACCTGCAAATCCAGATTAACAAGCCACGTAAGCCTGGAGAGAGCACCACTATAGCACAGATCACAGCTCCTTTTGGGACTTTAGCTGAGGACATGCGTTGGGCCTTCGACTACAGTTTAACCCATGGG